The Pseudomonas sp. B21-023 genomic interval GGCCAACGTTGTCGATCACCTTCTTCCAGGGCAGCAGGCGCGCGTCCTGGAACATCAGCCGGGTATCCTCGCGGGCCTCGGCAAGCGCTGCGGCGCCCGCCAGCAATTGGCCGCCACTGGGCTGGTCGAGCCCGGCCAGCAGGCGCAACAAGGTGCTTTTACCGCAACCACTGCGACCAACGATGGCAACGAACTGGCCAGCCGGAATGTGCAGATCGATCCCGCGCAGCACTTCGCGCTGGCCGAACGTACGACGCAGGTCCCTGGCCGCCAGGGGGATGCCACGCAGCAGGCGTGGCGGTTGTGCCTTGAGTACCGTCATCACGCGCCCTCCTTCTTCGCCACCTGGTAGGCCGGGTGCCAACGCAGCCACACACGCTCCAGGCCGCGGGCGGCCAGGTCGGCGAGCTTGCCGAGCACCGCGTACAGGACGATGGCCAGCACCACCACGTCGGTCTGCAGGAATTCGCGGGCGTTCATCGCCAGATAGCCGATACCGGCATTGGCCGAGATGGTCTCGGCGACGATCAACGTCAGCCACATGAAACCCAGGGCGAAACGCACGCCGACCAGGATCGAAGGCAGCGCCCCCGGCAGGATCACCTGACGGAACAGCGCGAAGCCCGACAGCCCGTAGCTGCGCGCCATCTCCACCAGCGCCGGATCGACATTGCGGATCCCGTGATAGGTGTTCAGGTAGATGGGGAACAGCGTCCCCAGGGCCACCAGGAAAATCTTTGCCGACTCGTCGATGCCGAACCACAGGATCACCAGCGGGATCAGCGCCAGGTGCGGCACGTTGCGGATCATCTGCACCGAACTGTCGAGCAGGCGCTCGCCCCAGTTCGACAGGCCGGTGATGAAGCCGAGCAACAGGCCTAGACTGCCGCCGATCACGAAGCCCAGGCCGGCACGCCAGCCGCTGATGGCCAGGTGGGTCCAGATCTGGCCACTGCGCACCAGCTCGACGCCGGCGCTGACCACCGCGCTCGGCGCCGGCAGGATGCGGGTCGACAGCCAGCCTGCGCTGACCGCCAACTGCCATACCGCCAGCAGCAGGATCGGCAGGGCCCACGGCGCCAGGCGCTTGGACCAGGTGGTGGTGGATGCACGACTCATGGCACCGGCCCTCAGCTCTGCGACACGGACTTGGGCAGGATGTCGTTGGCGACCATTTCACCGAACGGGCTTACGTAGCCACCGGTTTTCGGCTGCTCCGGGCGCTGCACGTCCAGATGCGGGAACAGCAGCTCGGCGACGCGGTACGACTCTTCGAGGTGTGGATAGCCCGAGAAGATGAAGGTATCGATGCCAAGATCGGCGTATTCCTTGACCCGCGCCGCGACGGTCGGGCCATCGCCCACCAACGCGGTGCCGGCACCGCCACGCACCAGGCCGACACCGGCCCACAGGTTAGGGGCCACTTCGAGCTTGTCGCGCTTGCCACCGTGCAGGGCGGCCATGCGCTGCTGGCCGACCGAGTCGAAGCGCGCGAGCGACGCCTGGGCGCGGGCGATGGTGTCGTCGTCCAGGTGCGAGATCAGCCTGTCGGCGGCAGCCCAGGCCTCCTCGTTGGTTTCCCGTACAATCACGTGCAAGCGAATGCCGAAGCGCACCTCACGGCCCTGGGCGGCCGCTTTCTCACGTACCGCAGCAATCTTCTCGGCCACCGCGGCCGGCGGCTCGCCCCAGGTCAGGTACAGCTCGACCTGCTCGGCGGCCAAGTCCTGGGCAGCGTCAGACGAGCCACCGAAGTACAGCGGCGGGCGCGGCTGCTGGATCGGCGGGTAGAGCAGCTTGGCGCCTTTCACCTGGATATGCTTGCCGTCGTAGTCGACCGTTTCGCCTTCGAGCACCTTGCGCCAGATACGAGTGAATTCCACCGACGCCTCATAGCGTTCCTGGTGGTTCAGGTGCAGGCCATCACCGGCCAGTTCGTCCGGATCGCCACCGGTCACCAGGTTGAACAATGCACGGCCGTTGGACAGACGATCCAGGGTGGCGGCCTGGCGTGCAGCCACGGTCGGCGAGATGATCCCTGGGCGCAGGGCCACCAGGAACTTCAGGCGCTCGGTCACCGGGATCAGCGACGCGGCCACCAGCCAGGAGTCCTCGCAGGAACGTCCGGTGGGGATCAGCACGCCGCCAAAACCCAGGCGGTCGGCGGCCTGGGCGATCTGGCTCAGGTAGCCGTGATCGACGGCGCGGGCGCCTTCGCTGGTGCCCAGGTACTTGCCGTCACCATGGGTAGGGAGGAACCAGAAAATGTTAAGGCTCATTGGAGTTGTCTCCTCAAGGGTGGCTCATGCCGGGGCGACGCCCCGGCGCAGGCGAAACGTTCAAGGCGCACTGGCGACCTTGGCCGGGGGTGTCCAGATCACGTCCTTGATGCTCAAGGGTTTGGGAATCAGCTTCAGGGCCTGGAAGGTGTCGGCAATCTTCTGCTGTGCGGCGATCACTTCCGGGGTCAGCGGCGCGGCTCCATAGCCTTGGCGCTTGACCGAAGTCAGGGTGATGTCGGCTGGCAGGCCGAGCAGCGGCGCAACCTGGTCGGTGACCTGCTGCGGATTGGCCTGGGACCAATCGCCCACGGCGCGCACTTCTTCAACCAGGGTGTTGATCACCGCCGGGTGCTGGGTCGCATAGCTGCGGGTGGCGAGGTAGAACTGGTGATTGTCGACCAGATCCTTGCCGTCACGCAGGGTGCGTGCCTGCAGCTGTTGCTCGGCGGCGGCCTGGTACGGGTCCCAGATCACCCAGGCATCGACACTGCCGCGCTCGAAGGCGGCGCGGGCATCGGCAGGGGGCAGGTAGACAGGCTGGATATCGGTGTACTGGAGACCGGCGTCTTCCAGGGCACGCACCAGCAGGTAATGCACGTTGGAACCCTTGTTGAGGGCGACTTTCCTGCCCTTGAGTTCCTTCACCGACTGGATCGTCGAGCCCTTCGGCACCAGGATCGCCTCGCTGTGCGGGGCTGGCGGCTCATAGGCGACGTAGAGCAGATCGGCGCCCGCGGCCTGGGCAAACACCGGCGGCGTTTCGCCGGTCACGCCAAAGTCGATGGAGCCGACGTTGAGCCCTTCGAGCAGCTGTGGCCCTCCGGGGAACTCGGTCCATTGCACGTCGATGCCCTGTTCCTTCAGGCGCTTTTCCAGCGAGCCCTTGGCCTTGAGCAGCACCAGGGTGCCGTATTTCTGGTAACCGATACGCAGGCTCTCGGCCTGGGCTTGGCTGATGGCGCCGAAGGACGCAGCCGCCGCGAACAGGGCGACCAGACCACGACGCAAGAAGACTGTGCGCATGGCGCTCTCCTGTGCGAGTTGGGTTCGGGTAGCACCTGCTTGCCTCGTTGACGGGCGAGTAAGGTGGGGACAGCGATGGAGCGGTCAAGCCTGGTTCAGATACTCCAGCGGGCACTGATCAGGCGTTCGTTGAGCACGCCGGGGGCGACTGGTTGGGGCCGGCGCGCCATGGCGCTGTGGAATGTTTCCAGCGAATCCTGCAGGCGCTGCTCCAGGGCAGCGACCAGCTGCGCGGGCCTGGCGCCCTCACCGTAGGCAATCTGGCTGTCGTCGGCGAAGATCCCTTGCAGGGTCTCCTGCGCCTTGAGGGCCGACAGCACGGGCTTGAGCGCGTAGTCCACGGCCAACATGTGGGCGATGCTGCCACCGGTTGCGATCGGCAACACTACCTTGTGTTCCAGGGCCCGCTCGGGCAGCAGGTCGAGCAAGGTCTTCAAGGCCCCGGCGAAGGACGCCTTGTACACCGGGGTGGCCACCACCAGGCCGTCGGCCTGGGCTACAAGTTCGTTGAAGTGGCGCACCTGCGGGCTGTCGAAACGGGCATGCAGCAGATCTTCGGCGGGAAACTCACGCACCTGGAAGGTCACCACTTCGACACCCCGCTCCTGCAGCCAGTCGCGCGAGCGTTCTAGCAGCACGCCGGAGCGTGAACGAAGACTGGGGCTACCACCGACAGAGACAACCAGCATTGAAAGCGCTTCCTTCGATTCGATTGCAGGGCCGCGAGGGGTTGTCCCCGCTGGATGTAACGACATTAACAGCTCGTCACATATACCTATAAATCATATTTTTTCATTTGTTTATTCCATTTATGAATTTCGGATTTGTTGTAGCCACGCAATAAAAAAGGGCCGTCGAAACGGCCCGAAGATCCCTGCTTGGCTAAGAGCAATGCAACGAGGAATGCTTCAGCGATTGGGTTGCGGGGTCAGCCGCAGATAGGGTTTCACCGCCCGATACCCTTTCGGGAAACGACGTTTGATTTCATCTTCGTCCTTGAGCGAAGGCACGATCACTACCTCATCGCCGTCCTGCCAGTTGCCCGGCGTGGCGACCTTGTAGTTGTCGGTCAGCTGCAGCGAGTCGATCACCCGCAGGATCTCGTTGAAGTTGCGCCCGGTACTGGCCGGATAGGTAATGGTCAGGCGCACCTTCTTGTTCGGGTCGATGACGAACAGCGAGCGCACGGTCAGGGTGTCGTTGGCGTTGGGGTGGATCAGGTCGTACAGGTCGGAAACCTTGCGGTCGGCATCGGCGATGATCGGGAAGTTGACCACGGTGTTCTGGGTCTCGTTGATGTCGTCGATCCACTTGTGGTGCGAGTCCACCGGGTCCACCGACAGGGCGATGGCCTTGACCCCGCGCTTGGCGAAATCATCCTTGAGCTTGGCGGTCAGGCCCAGTTCGGTGGTGCACACCGGGGTGAAGTCGGCCGGGTGGGAGAACAGCACGCCCCAGCTGTCGCCCAGCCATTCGTGGAAACGGATCTTGCCGGCGCTGGAATCCTGTTCGAAATCGGGGGCGATATCGCCAAGTTTGAGGCTCATGGAAGCGGCTCCTGTGCTGTGTCTGGCCTTGTGGGTTCAATGTGCCTGCTTCCGAATAAAAATAAAAAGAATAAATATCGATTTATTTATAACCATATTGCATACGGAATCGCAGGCACAAAAAAGCCTCGCACTAGGCGAGGCTTTCTTTGTGCAGCTACGACTTACATGAAGGCGTAAGTGTAGTTGACGATGAAGCGAGTCTGGTCCTGGTCGGCTGCGGAACCCGAACCGGTACCACGGTAGACACCCTGGCGCAGGCTGAAGCCCAGGCCCTTGAGGGTGCCTTCCTGCAGAACGTAGTCGACGCGAGCGTCACGTTCCCACTCGCTGAAGGTACCGTGGCCATTGGTGGCACGGCCATCTTCACCACGCAGGTAAGCAACCGATGCTTTCAGGCCCGGCACACCCAGACGAGCGAAGTCGTAGGAGTACTGACCGAAGGTGGTGTTTTCACCGGCCTTGGCGAACTGGTTGATCATGCTGTCGGTGAACAGATAGAAGCTCGCGCCGCCAGCACCTTCGTCGACCAGGCTGCCTTGGTTCAGCCAGACGAAACCACCGTCATCGCTGACTTGCTGATGACCCAGCATCAGCGCATGGCCGCCAAGGGTATAAGTGAACATGGCCGACCAGGTCTTGTTGTCGACCTCGCCTGGGTTCTTGGCGTAACCGCCATTGTTCTTGAACTCGTAGCCCGCTTCACCGTTCTTGCCGTCATTGCTGCTCTTGAAGTAGCGCAGGTCGGTCTTGAACGACTGGTCATCAGCGATCTGGAACACGTGAGTCGCGCCCAGGAAGTGCTGCTTGTAGAAGTCTTCCAGGTTCGAGTAGTAGTACTGCAGGGTCAGGTCCTTGGTGACCTTCCAGTCAGCACCGGCGTAGCGGAACTTGTTGCTTTCCTGGGTAGCGCCCTGCACCGACAGACCGGTACGGTTGCTCGACGCACGGCCCATCGCATGGGTCAATTGACCGGCGTTGATGGTCAGGTTGTCGATCTCTTTCGAAGAGATGGTGCCACCTTCAAAGGTTTGTGGCAGCAGACGACCATCGTTGGACACGAGGATTGGCAGGTTAGGTGCCAGTGCGCTACCGAAGTGCGCCTCGGTCTTGGAGAAACGAGCCTTTGCATTGGCGCCCAGACGTGCCCACTGCTTCTCGGCAGAGCCGTCGGAGTCACTAGGGAAGAAGCTGCTGCCGTTCTGGTGGTAGCCCTTGCCGCCATCCAGGTGAATACCCCACAGGGCTTGAGCGTCCACACCAAAGCCAACGGTGCCTTGGGTAAAGCCGGAGATGTAGTCAAGCTTGAAACCTTGACCGGACTCACGAACGTCAGGACGTGGCTTGCTACCAGGCGCTTCACGGTTGTCGTTGTTGAAGTACATGGTGCGCGAGCTCAGGGACAGCTTGCTGTCCTCGACGAAACCTGCAGCGCCTGCTTGTTGGGCGAGAACCCCCAGTGCCACGGCCAGAGCCAGGCTGGACTTGTACATGTTTTGCTCCTCTACGTTCTAATTTTTGTGCGTCTCAAGCGGCGGAGTCTGCTGCCCCACTCACCCGGATTGGCGATTTAGCACCAAAGCGTGACCGCCTAGTCAATCACTAACGATCGATTCGCGACTTTGGTCTAACCCGCCGACCTGCGCTACAGGATAATGACAATCCTATAAATCCAAAATGACCGTTTTATGAATCTGTAAGATTTTTACGGAATAACATCGGAACCATTCCTACGAATCGTTGTATCGACGCCGTCAATCATACCTTTAGGTTATGTGCAAACGTTTGCAAGGGTGGCGACCAACGGCCTCCCGTCGGAACCGATCAAGCGTAGCTAGCTTGGGGGATTCCGCTACTGGCACCGCCGCCCCACACGGACGGAGGTCAGAGCGATTGGCTTTTAAGCTAATTCTAAAAAGTTATTTATTTCATGTTTCTTAGATCATCTAGTCTTCTCGCCATCTATCCCGAATGCCTGACGAGAGGTTCAACCATGATCCCGCATGCTCCGCTGCGCCTGTTCGCCGCCCTGACCCTCGCCAGTGCCAGCTGGCTGGCCCAGGCCGCCGACCTGACCGTCGCCTACCAGACCACCGTCGACCCGGCCAAGGTGGCCCAGGTCGATGGCACCTATGAAAAGGACAGCAAGGCCAGCATCGACTGGCGCAAGTTCGACAACGGCGCCGATGTGATCACCGCCGTCGCCTCGGGCGACGTGCAGATCGGCTACCTCGGCTCCAGCCCGCTGGCCGCCGCCGCCACCCGCAAATTGCCTGTGGAAACCTTCCTGATCGCCACCCAGATCGGCGCCGGCGAGGCCCTGGTCGCCCGCGACAGCATCAAGACCCCGCAGGATCTGGTCGGCAAGAAAGTCGCCGTGCCGTTCGTTTCCACCGGCCACTACAGTCTGTTGGCCGCGCTGAAGAGCTGGAACATCGACCCGTCGAAAGTGCAGATCCTCAACCTCGCGCCACCGGCGATCATCGCCGCCTGGAAACGCGGCGACATCGACGCCACCTACGTCTGGGACCCGGCCCTGGGCGTGGCCAAGGAGAACGGCAAGGTGCTGATCACCTCCGGCGAGCTGGCCGAGAAAGGCGCGCCGACCTTCGATGCCTGGATCGTGCGCAAGGACTTCGCCGCCAAGCACCCGGAGATCGTCAAGTCGTTCGCCAAGGTCACCCTCGACGCCTATGCCGACTACCGCAAGGACCCGAAAGCCTGGCTGGCCGACAAGGACAACGTCGCCAAACTGGTCAAGTTGTCCGGTGCCAAGCCCGCCGATATTCCGGTACTGCTGCAGGGCAACGTCTACCCACTGGCCGCCGACCAGGCCAGCGCACTCGGCGCACCGACCACCCAGGCGCTGACTGACACCGCCACCTTCCTCAAGCAGCAGGGCAAGGTCGATGCCGTGCTGCCGGACTACGCGCCCTACGTCAGCGCTCAGTACCTGCCCAACTGATCCGGAGCCCGTCATGGCCTTGCTCGAGCTGGAGCGCATCAGCGCACAGTACCCCGGCGCCACCACCCCGGTGCTGGCCGACATCAACCTGAGCCTGGGCCCGCGCCAGCTGCTGGTGGCCCTCGGGCCTTCCGGCAGCGGCAAGACCTCGCTGCTCAATCTGATCGCCGGCTTCGTCGCTCCCAGCGGCGGGCGCATCACCCTCGATGGCGCACCGGTGCAAGGCCCGGGCGCCGAGCGCGGCGTGGTGTTCCAGGACGATGCGCTGCTACCCTGGCAGAACGTGCTCGGCAACGTCGCCTTCGGCCTGGAACTGGCTGGCGTGCCGCGTGCGCAGCGTGAAGCCAAGGCGCGAGAGATGCTCGCACTGGTCGACCTGGCCGGCTTCGGCGAGCGGCGTGTATGGCAATTGTCCGGCGGGCAGAAACAACGTGTCGGCCTGGCCCGGGCGCTGGCCGCCGACCCACGGGTGCTGTTGATGGACGAACCGTTCGGCGCCCTC includes:
- a CDS encoding peroxiredoxin gives rise to the protein MSLKLGDIAPDFEQDSSAGKIRFHEWLGDSWGVLFSHPADFTPVCTTELGLTAKLKDDFAKRGVKAIALSVDPVDSHHKWIDDINETQNTVVNFPIIADADRKVSDLYDLIHPNANDTLTVRSLFVIDPNKKVRLTITYPASTGRNFNEILRVIDSLQLTDNYKVATPGNWQDGDEVVIVPSLKDEDEIKRRFPKGYRAVKPYLRLTPQPNR
- a CDS encoding sulfonate ABC transporter substrate-binding protein — its product is MRTVFLRRGLVALFAAAASFGAISQAQAESLRIGYQKYGTLVLLKAKGSLEKRLKEQGIDVQWTEFPGGPQLLEGLNVGSIDFGVTGETPPVFAQAAGADLLYVAYEPPAPHSEAILVPKGSTIQSVKELKGRKVALNKGSNVHYLLVRALEDAGLQYTDIQPVYLPPADARAAFERGSVDAWVIWDPYQAAAEQQLQARTLRDGKDLVDNHQFYLATRSYATQHPAVINTLVEEVRAVGDWSQANPQQVTDQVAPLLGLPADITLTSVKRQGYGAAPLTPEVIAAQQKIADTFQALKLIPKPLSIKDVIWTPPAKVASAP
- the ssuE gene encoding NADPH-dependent FMN reductase; the encoded protein is MLVVSVGGSPSLRSRSGVLLERSRDWLQERGVEVVTFQVREFPAEDLLHARFDSPQVRHFNELVAQADGLVVATPVYKASFAGALKTLLDLLPERALEHKVVLPIATGGSIAHMLAVDYALKPVLSALKAQETLQGIFADDSQIAYGEGARPAQLVAALEQRLQDSLETFHSAMARRPQPVAPGVLNERLISARWSI
- the ssuC gene encoding aliphatic sulfonate ABC transporter permease SsuC produces the protein MSRASTTTWSKRLAPWALPILLLAVWQLAVSAGWLSTRILPAPSAVVSAGVELVRSGQIWTHLAISGWRAGLGFVIGGSLGLLLGFITGLSNWGERLLDSSVQMIRNVPHLALIPLVILWFGIDESAKIFLVALGTLFPIYLNTYHGIRNVDPALVEMARSYGLSGFALFRQVILPGALPSILVGVRFALGFMWLTLIVAETISANAGIGYLAMNAREFLQTDVVVLAIVLYAVLGKLADLAARGLERVWLRWHPAYQVAKKEGA
- the tauB gene encoding taurine ABC transporter ATP-binding subunit → MALLELERISAQYPGATTPVLADINLSLGPRQLLVALGPSGSGKTSLLNLIAGFVAPSGGRITLDGAPVQGPGAERGVVFQDDALLPWQNVLGNVAFGLELAGVPRAQREAKAREMLALVDLAGFGERRVWQLSGGQKQRVGLARALAADPRVLLMDEPFGALDAFTREQMQELLLQVWQRTAKPVFLITHDIEEAVFLATELVLLAPNPGRVVERLQLDFGQRYAAGESARAIKSDPRFIETREHVLARVFSQRQESA
- the ssuD gene encoding FMNH2-dependent alkanesulfonate monooxygenase: MSLNIFWFLPTHGDGKYLGTSEGARAVDHGYLSQIAQAADRLGFGGVLIPTGRSCEDSWLVAASLIPVTERLKFLVALRPGIISPTVAARQAATLDRLSNGRALFNLVTGGDPDELAGDGLHLNHQERYEASVEFTRIWRKVLEGETVDYDGKHIQVKGAKLLYPPIQQPRPPLYFGGSSDAAQDLAAEQVELYLTWGEPPAAVAEKIAAVREKAAAQGREVRFGIRLHVIVRETNEEAWAAADRLISHLDDDTIARAQASLARFDSVGQQRMAALHGGKRDKLEVAPNLWAGVGLVRGGAGTALVGDGPTVAARVKEYADLGIDTFIFSGYPHLEESYRVAELLFPHLDVQRPEQPKTGGYVSPFGEMVANDILPKSVSQS
- the tauA gene encoding taurine ABC transporter substrate-binding protein, giving the protein MIPHAPLRLFAALTLASASWLAQAADLTVAYQTTVDPAKVAQVDGTYEKDSKASIDWRKFDNGADVITAVASGDVQIGYLGSSPLAAAATRKLPVETFLIATQIGAGEALVARDSIKTPQDLVGKKVAVPFVSTGHYSLLAALKSWNIDPSKVQILNLAPPAIIAAWKRGDIDATYVWDPALGVAKENGKVLITSGELAEKGAPTFDAWIVRKDFAAKHPEIVKSFAKVTLDAYADYRKDPKAWLADKDNVAKLVKLSGAKPADIPVLLQGNVYPLAADQASALGAPTTQALTDTATFLKQQGKVDAVLPDYAPYVSAQYLPN
- a CDS encoding OprD family porin codes for the protein MYKSSLALAVALGVLAQQAGAAGFVEDSKLSLSSRTMYFNNDNREAPGSKPRPDVRESGQGFKLDYISGFTQGTVGFGVDAQALWGIHLDGGKGYHQNGSSFFPSDSDGSAEKQWARLGANAKARFSKTEAHFGSALAPNLPILVSNDGRLLPQTFEGGTISSKEIDNLTINAGQLTHAMGRASSNRTGLSVQGATQESNKFRYAGADWKVTKDLTLQYYYSNLEDFYKQHFLGATHVFQIADDQSFKTDLRYFKSSNDGKNGEAGYEFKNNGGYAKNPGEVDNKTWSAMFTYTLGGHALMLGHQQVSDDGGFVWLNQGSLVDEGAGGASFYLFTDSMINQFAKAGENTTFGQYSYDFARLGVPGLKASVAYLRGEDGRATNGHGTFSEWERDARVDYVLQEGTLKGLGFSLRQGVYRGTGSGSAADQDQTRFIVNYTYAFM